The genomic segment CTTACTTGCGGGTCCGCTTGACCTTGCGCGCCACGCCGCGCTCGCGCGCCTTGACGGCGGCGAGCTTGCGCCCGCGCCGGAAGGGTTTCTTGCCCCCCTTGCCCGGCCCCGGCATCGCCGCGCCCTCGATCTCGAGCAACTCGAGCTCGAGCCCGCCGGTCACCGGCACCGCCTCCTTGAGCCGCACCAGAACCCGCAGGCCCACCCCCACCACCATCCCGGTATCGGCGCCGATCAGCTGCTGCGCCTCGCGGTCATAATGGAAGAACTCGCGCCCGATCTCGCGGATCGGGATCAGCCCGTCGGCGCCGGTCTCGTCGAGCCGCACGAAGGCGCCGAATTTCTGCACCCCCGAGATCCGGCCGGAAAACTCCGAGCCCACCCGGTCGCTCAAGTAAGCGGCGAGATAGCGGTCGGTCGTGTCGCGCTCGGCCGCCATCGAACGGCGCTCGGTCTCCGAGATATGCTTGGCGGTTTCCTCAAGCACTTCAATCTCTTGCGGCGAGAGCCCGTCCTTGCCCCAATGATGCCCGAGGATCAGCGCGCGGTGCACGACGAGATCCGAATAGCGCCGGATGGGCGAGGTGAAATGCGCGTAAGAGCGCAGCGCGAGCCCGAAATGCCCGAGGTTTTGCGGCGCGTAATAGGCCTGCGTCATGGTGCGCAGGGTCGACATGTTGATCAGCTCGTCGAACTCCGAGCCCTCCGCCTGATCGAGCAGATAGTTGAGCTGCGAGGTGCGCAATACCTGGCCTTTGGGCAGGGTGAAGCCCGAGGCCTGCGCCACCTCGCGCAGCGCCTCGAGCTTGTCGGGGCTGGGCTCCTCATGGACGCGGTAGAGAAGCGGCCGGCGCAGCTTCTCGAGCTCCTCGGCGGCCGCGACATTGGCCAGCACCATGAATTCCTCGATCAGCCGATGCGCATCGAGCCGTTCCTTGAACCGCACCGAGGCGACCTTGCCCTCCTCGCTGATCACGATCTGCCGCTCGGGCAGGTCGAGCTCGAGCGGCTGGCGCCGCGCACGGGCCCGCGAGAGCGCCGCATAGGCGTCATAGATCGGCGCGATCACCTCCTCGAGGAGCGGCGCGGTCTTGGCGTCCGGGCGGCCCTCATGGGCCTCTTGCACCTGCGCATATTCGAGCGAGCCGCGCGAGCGGATGATCCCGCGGGTGAAGCGATGCGAGAGCTTGGTGCCATCGGCGTCGAGCTTCATCCGCACCGCGAGAACCGCGCGGTTCACATGTTCATGCAGCGAGCACAGATCGCCCGAGAGCCGGTCGGGCAGCATCGGCACGACGCGGTCGGGGAAATAGGTCGAGTTGCCGCGCTTGCGCGCCTCGCGGTCGAGCGCCGAGCCCGGGCGGACGTAATGGGCGACATCGGCGATCGCGACCCAGAGGATCAGCCCGTCGGGGTTGGCCGGATCATCGTCATAGGTCACGAGGCAGGCGTCATCGCGGTCGCGCGCATCGGCCGGGTCGATGGTGACGAAGGGCAGCTCGGTCAGATCCTCGCGCCCGTCAAAGCCCGCGGGCACGGCGGCGTCGGCCTCGGCCACCACCTCATCAGGGAAATCGTCGGGGATATTGTGCTGATGGATCGCGATCAGGGAGACCGCGCGCGGCGCGGTCGGGTCGCCGAGGCGCTCGATCACCCGCGCGCGCGGCAGGCCGAGGCGGGTCTTCGGCCCGGCCTGTTCGGCCTCGACGAGCTCGCCATCGCGCGCCTCGAGCGTGGCGCCGGCCGCGATCAGCCATTCCTTCTGGTCGCCCTTGTCGATCGGCACGATCCGCCCGCCCTCGGCGCTCTTGCGGAAGATGCCGACGATGCGGTGCTGCGCGACGCCGATCTTGCGGATCGGGCGCGCCTCATAGCCGTAGCCCTCGCCCTCGACCTCGGTCAGCCGCGCAAGCAGCCGGTCGCCCTCGCCGAGCGCCGCATCGCCCGCCTTCGGGATCACCAGGATCACCGGCTCGGGCCCCTCGCCCTCCCATTCGAGCGCGCGCGCCCACAGATCGCCCTGGCTGTCGGGGCGCAGGATCTGCAGCACGGCGACCGGCGGGAGCTTGTTGTCGAGCGTATAGCTGCGGCGCGGGCGGCGGGCGATCTGGCCCTCCTCGGAGAGCTCGCGCAGCATGCGCTTGAGCTCGATCTTGGCCGCGCCCTTGATGCCGAAGGCTTTGGCGATATCGCGTTTGGCGCCGGCGCCGGGGTTATCGGCGAGCCAGGCGAGGATCTGGTCTTTGGTGGGCAATTGGTTCATGGCCCTGCCTAGCACGGGCGGCGGGGCGCGTCACGGGGGAAGCAGCGGGGCTCTGCCCCGCACCCCGGGATATTTGGGGCAAGATGAAAGGTCAGAGCGGGCGGCGCATGTCGCGGTGCGGGATGCCGGCATCGTCATAGACGGGGCCGAAGGCGACAAAGCCGAGCTTTTCATAGAAGGGTATCGCCTGGAGCTGCGCGCCGAGTTGCGCCTCGGTGCAGCCCGCTTGGGCGAGGCGCGCGCAGCCTGCTTCGATCAGCGCCGCGCCGAGGCCGGTGCCGCGCGCGCGCCGCGCCACGCAGACCCGGCCGATCTTGCCCAGCGCGCCCTGGATGAAGAGCCGCGCGGTGCCGAGGGGGTCGGCGCCGTCGCGGGCGAGAAGATGCACCGCCGCGCTGTCGAGATCATCCCATTCCTCGGCCTCGGCGATGCCCTGTTCCTCGATGAACACCGCGCGGCGCAGCGCATGGCAGGCGGCGAGGTCTTGCGTCTCCTCGATCATGCGAAGAACGCCCGAAGCGCGCGGGCATAGATCGCCTTGAGCTGGTGGATATGGGCGATCTCGACGCGTTCATCGACCTTGTGCATGGTCTGGCCGACGAGGCCGAATTCGAGCACCGGGCAATGGTCCTTGACGAAGCGCGCGTCCGAGGTGCCGCCGGTGGTGGAGAGCTCGGGGCGCAGGCCGGTCTCGGCCTCGACGGCGGCGGCGACGAGCGCGACGAACGCGCCCGGCGGCGTGACGAAGCTCTCGCCCGAGATTTCCGAGCGCAGCGTGAGCCGCACGCCGGTTTCGGCCTCGATCCGCGCCGCGAGCCCCTCGCCCCAGGCCACGAGCCCCGCGCCGCTATGGGCATCGTTGAAGCGGATATTGACCGTCGCCGTGGCCCGAGCCGGGATCACGTTATTGGCCGGGTTGGCGCAATCGATCGTGGTGATCTGCAGGCTCGAGGGCTCGAAATGCGCGGTGCCCTGATCGAGCGGCGCAGCGGTCATCTCGCCCAGGAGCCGGGTGAGCGCATGGAGCGGGTTCTTCGCCCGGTGCGGATAGGCCGCGTGCCCCTGCACCCCCTCGGCCTCGATATAGAAGGTCATCGAGCCGCGCCGGCCGATCTTCATCATCTCGCCCATCCGCTCGGGGCAGGTCGGCTCGCCCACGAGACAGACCGACATCGCCTCGCCCTCGGCCGCCATCCAGTCGAGCAGCGCGCGCGTGCCGTCGCGGCCCGGGCCCTCTTCATCGCCGGTGATGGTCAGGATCACCGCGCCCTCAGGCGGGGTCTCACGCACGAAATCCACCGCCGCCGCGACAAAGGCCGCCACGCCCGATTTCATGTCGCTCGCGCCGCGGCCCCAGATCTGGCCCTCGGCGATCTCGGCGCCGAACGGGTCGCGGCTCCAGGCGGCGACATCGCCCACCGGCACGACATCGGTATGGCCGTTGAAGCCGAAGCTGCGCGCGCCCTTCGCCCCCCAGCGCGCGAAGAGGTTGGGCACGCCGTTGCGATCGACCCGGGTGCAGGCGAACCCGGCCTCGCCCAGCACCCGCGCGAGAAGCTCGAGCGCGCCGCCCTCGACGGGCGTGACACTCGGGCAGCGGATCAGCGCGGCGGTCAGCGCGACCGGATCAATCGGGGCATGG from the Rhodobacter xanthinilyticus genome contains:
- the rnr gene encoding ribonuclease R, with the protein product MNQLPTKDQILAWLADNPGAGAKRDIAKAFGIKGAAKIELKRMLRELSEEGQIARRPRRSYTLDNKLPPVAVLQILRPDSQGDLWARALEWEGEGPEPVILVIPKAGDAALGEGDRLLARLTEVEGEGYGYEARPIRKIGVAQHRIVGIFRKSAEGGRIVPIDKGDQKEWLIAAGATLEARDGELVEAEQAGPKTRLGLPRARVIERLGDPTAPRAVSLIAIHQHNIPDDFPDEVVAEADAAVPAGFDGREDLTELPFVTIDPADARDRDDACLVTYDDDPANPDGLILWVAIADVAHYVRPGSALDREARKRGNSTYFPDRVVPMLPDRLSGDLCSLHEHVNRAVLAVRMKLDADGTKLSHRFTRGIIRSRGSLEYAQVQEAHEGRPDAKTAPLLEEVIAPIYDAYAALSRARARRQPLELDLPERQIVISEEGKVASVRFKERLDAHRLIEEFMVLANVAAAEELEKLRRPLLYRVHEEPSPDKLEALREVAQASGFTLPKGQVLRTSQLNYLLDQAEGSEFDELINMSTLRTMTQAYYAPQNLGHFGLALRSYAHFTSPIRRYSDLVVHRALILGHHWGKDGLSPQEIEVLEETAKHISETERRSMAAERDTTDRYLAAYLSDRVGSEFSGRISGVQKFGAFVRLDETGADGLIPIREIGREFFHYDREAQQLIGADTGMVVGVGLRVLVRLKEAVPVTGGLELELLEIEGAAMPGPGKGGKKPFRRGRKLAAVKARERGVARKVKRTRK
- a CDS encoding GNAT family N-acetyltransferase, producing the protein MIEETQDLAACHALRRAVFIEEQGIAEAEEWDDLDSAAVHLLARDGADPLGTARLFIQGALGKIGRVCVARRARGTGLGAALIEAGCARLAQAGCTEAQLGAQLQAIPFYEKLGFVAFGPVYDDAGIPHRDMRRPL
- the dapE gene encoding succinyl-diaminopimelate desuccinylase codes for the protein MTHAPIDPVALTAALIRCPSVTPVEGGALELLARVLGEAGFACTRVDRNGVPNLFARWGAKGARSFGFNGHTDVVPVGDVAAWSRDPFGAEIAEGQIWGRGASDMKSGVAAFVAAAVDFVRETPPEGAVILTITGDEEGPGRDGTRALLDWMAAEGEAMSVCLVGEPTCPERMGEMMKIGRRGSMTFYIEAEGVQGHAAYPHRAKNPLHALTRLLGEMTAAPLDQGTAHFEPSSLQITTIDCANPANNVIPARATATVNIRFNDAHSGAGLVAWGEGLAARIEAETGVRLTLRSEISGESFVTPPGAFVALVAAAVEAETGLRPELSTTGGTSDARFVKDHCPVLEFGLVGQTMHKVDERVEIAHIHQLKAIYARALRAFFA